The following proteins come from a genomic window of Diorhabda sublineata isolate icDioSubl1.1 chromosome 7, icDioSubl1.1, whole genome shotgun sequence:
- the LOC130446239 gene encoding ankyrin repeat domain-containing protein 12 isoform X1, translating into MPAPIRPKGSNSGSRTPSVTPMSERQQMALLMQMTSGNEPGSRSPSSSSSRSRERNERGETPLHLAAIKGDVDQVCKLLAHRADPNVADFAGWTPLHEACNHGWYDVAFRLVQSGANVNARGLDNDTPLHDAAVNGHLKLVKLLVERGADIYAKNSKGKTPLDVAPVSVKPYLLNSNLPLPDSTSGSRVVSRSSRDDKKITSSGEATPSTTTTSSGGNSVVGSTSNTASTSSKSQKDEQMDVKSSTASGTTVSTTGPSATTSTSTGEDVYEFKSSKEGDSSSDERKQNLSDNTEMEVDEVDPLGIAPPTTQASEETTTPAKRNFYDSNEGQEEAGSTTNTGDEETKRKKRKEENVKEGKSSNQRNTGQSKGQGNKQSTGGQIKSGSSSSSKVNSDKKSPCSSPKPSGSDPEAEDGKTDLKVPPLKIVIPQTTGSEQESGVGRNGKNSSQRLHQALPYVVPSSTNTEPTTEKETNSVANNPETPATADKEEKKEDADDADEAQSNAETETSSATASAPAAPAPPPVELHPRKRKMKQNKETAPPPSDSQENSTEAQVHPHEQPITNCYQLYLDIRKQIAKRRRGLFPVQPKPPQGFKDYLMNRCTYVLAGTAPTTPNVTYPQSLPQQMKDLFSDQEKERYRLRTQHVIEKEKLVLSVEQEILRVHGRAARALANQSLPFSVCTIIRDEEVYNLITPEQEEKDRNARSRYNGRLFLSWLQDVDDKWEKIKEHMLLRHHNEAESLHAVQKMDWEWKLKELNLCDRKTTPKIDETHVPMVHVSDDFDLLPA; encoded by the exons ATGCCTGCACCAATTCGACCTAAAGGGTCAAATAGTGGAAGCAGGACTCCATCAGTAACCCCAATGTCCGAAAGGCAGCAGATGGCATTGTTAATGCAGATGACTTCTGGCAACGAACCGGGCTCTAGAAGCCCAAGTTCGAGCTCATCGAGATCCCGAGAACGGAATGAAAGAGGTGAAACTCCATTGCATTTAGCGGCTATTAAGGGGGATGTTGATCAAGTGTGTAAATTGCTGGCACACCGTGCCGATCCTAACGTAGCTGATTTTGCTG GCTGGACACCTTTACACGAAGCCTGTAATCACGGCTGGTACGACGTTGCTTTTCGTTTAGTTCAATCGGGCGCGAACGTGAACGCTCGTGGCCTAGATAATGATACTCCACTTCACGACGCCGCTGTCAACGGTCATCTAAAACTCGTCAAATTATTAGTTGAAAGGGGAGCCGATATCTACGCGAAAAATTCCAAAGGAAAGACACCTTTAGATGTGGCTCCGGTATCCGTCAAGCCTTATTTACTGAATTCCAATTTGCCTTTACCGG ATTCCACATCCGGATCGAGAGTAGTATCTCGCTCTTCAAGGgatgacaaaaaaattacttcaagcGGCGAAGCTACCCCCTCAACGACCACCACTTCGAGTGGCGGTAACAGCGTCGTTGGGAGTACGAGTAACACTGCTTCGACGTCGAGTAAATCCCAAAAGGACGAACAGATGGACGTGAAGAGTTCGACGGCGTCGGGAACGACTGTTTCCACGACAGGGCCGTCAGCGACAACTTCCACGTCCACCGGCGAGGACGTATACGAATTCAAATCTTCGAAAGAG GGCGATTCTTCTTCAGACGAACGTAAACAAAACCTTTCTGACAATACGGAAATGGAAGTGGACGAAGTAGATCCCTTGGGAATAGCTCCTCCAACTACTCAAGCTTCGGAGGAAACTACCACACCGGCCAAAAGGAATTTCTATGATTCCAACGAGGGTCAGGAAGAGGCTGGAAGTACGACAAATACGGGCGACGAAGAAACTAAAAGGAAAAAACGTAAAGAAGAGAACGTTAAAGAAGGCAAATCGAGTAATCAAAGAAATACAG GACAGAGCAAGGGTCAAGGGAATAAACAGTCGACTGGTGGGCAGATTAAATCAGGATCCTCGAGCTCTTCCAAAGTTAATTCCGACAAAAAGAGTCCTTGTTCTAGTCCTAAACCGAGTGGATCTGATCCTGAAGCAGAAGATGGAAAAACGGATCTGAAG GTACCTCCGTTGAAAATCGTCATACCTCAAACCACCGGCTCCGAACAAGAAAGTGGAGTAGGACGTAACGGGAAAAACAGCTCCCAGAGATTGCACCAAGCCCTACCCTACGTAGTCCCGAGTTCGACTAATACAGAACCGACAACCGAAAAGGAAACAAATTCCGTTGCAAACAATCCAGAAACTCCCGCAACCGCCgacaaagaagaaaaaaaagaagacgcCGACGACGCAGACGAG GCACAATCGAACGCCGAAACCGAAACTTCGTCCGCCACCGCGTCCGCTCCGGCCGCCCCGGCACCGCCGCCGGTCGAATTACACCCGAGGAAGAGGAAAATGAAACAGAACAAGGAGACGGCACCGCCGCCTTCGGATTCGCAGGAAAACTCAACCGAAGCCCAAGTCCATCCGCACGAACAACCGATAACCAATTGTTATCAGTTATATTTGGATATTAGGAAACAG ATTGCCAAAAGACGTAGAGGCTTGTTCCCGGTCCAACCCAAACCTCCCCAAGGCTTCAAAGACTATTTGATGAATAGGTGTACGTACGTATTAGCGGGCACCGCACCTACAACACCGAATGTAACATATCCCCAATCGCTACCCCAACAAATGAAAGATTTGTTCAGCGATCAGGAGAAGGAGAGGTACAGACTGCGGACACAG CATGTGATAGAGAAGGAGAAATTGGTGTTATCGGTGGAACAGGAAATTTTAAGGGTGCACGGTAGGGCGGCTAGGGCTTTGGCTAATCAATCGTTACCCTTTTCCGTATGTACAATCATAAGAGACGAAGAAGTCTACAATCTAATCACGCCCGAACAAGAAGAGAAAGACCGAAACGCTAGATCTCGATATAACG gGCGATTGTTTTTGAGTTGGTTGCAAGACGTCGACGACAAATGGGAGAAAATTAAGGAACACATGTTGTTGAGGCACCACAACGAAGCGGAATCTCTCCACGCTGTCCAGAAAATGGATTGGGAATGGAAATTGAAGGAATTGAATTTATGCGATCGGAAAACTACACCGAAAATTGACGAAACTCACGTTCCCATGGTGCACGTTTCTGACGATTTCGATCTGCTGCCAgcttga
- the LOC130446239 gene encoding ankyrin repeat domain-containing protein 12 isoform X2, with protein MPAPIRPKGSNSGSRTPSVTPMSERQQMALLMQMTSGNEPGSRSPSSSSSRSRERNERGWTPLHEACNHGWYDVAFRLVQSGANVNARGLDNDTPLHDAAVNGHLKLVKLLVERGADIYAKNSKGKTPLDVAPVSVKPYLLNSNLPLPDSTSGSRVVSRSSRDDKKITSSGEATPSTTTTSSGGNSVVGSTSNTASTSSKSQKDEQMDVKSSTASGTTVSTTGPSATTSTSTGEDVYEFKSSKEGDSSSDERKQNLSDNTEMEVDEVDPLGIAPPTTQASEETTTPAKRNFYDSNEGQEEAGSTTNTGDEETKRKKRKEENVKEGKSSNQRNTGQSKGQGNKQSTGGQIKSGSSSSSKVNSDKKSPCSSPKPSGSDPEAEDGKTDLKVPPLKIVIPQTTGSEQESGVGRNGKNSSQRLHQALPYVVPSSTNTEPTTEKETNSVANNPETPATADKEEKKEDADDADEAQSNAETETSSATASAPAAPAPPPVELHPRKRKMKQNKETAPPPSDSQENSTEAQVHPHEQPITNCYQLYLDIRKQIAKRRRGLFPVQPKPPQGFKDYLMNRCTYVLAGTAPTTPNVTYPQSLPQQMKDLFSDQEKERYRLRTQHVIEKEKLVLSVEQEILRVHGRAARALANQSLPFSVCTIIRDEEVYNLITPEQEEKDRNARSRYNGRLFLSWLQDVDDKWEKIKEHMLLRHHNEAESLHAVQKMDWEWKLKELNLCDRKTTPKIDETHVPMVHVSDDFDLLPA; from the exons ATGCCTGCACCAATTCGACCTAAAGGGTCAAATAGTGGAAGCAGGACTCCATCAGTAACCCCAATGTCCGAAAGGCAGCAGATGGCATTGTTAATGCAGATGACTTCTGGCAACGAACCGGGCTCTAGAAGCCCAAGTTCGAGCTCATCGAGATCCCGAGAACGGAATGAAAGAG GCTGGACACCTTTACACGAAGCCTGTAATCACGGCTGGTACGACGTTGCTTTTCGTTTAGTTCAATCGGGCGCGAACGTGAACGCTCGTGGCCTAGATAATGATACTCCACTTCACGACGCCGCTGTCAACGGTCATCTAAAACTCGTCAAATTATTAGTTGAAAGGGGAGCCGATATCTACGCGAAAAATTCCAAAGGAAAGACACCTTTAGATGTGGCTCCGGTATCCGTCAAGCCTTATTTACTGAATTCCAATTTGCCTTTACCGG ATTCCACATCCGGATCGAGAGTAGTATCTCGCTCTTCAAGGgatgacaaaaaaattacttcaagcGGCGAAGCTACCCCCTCAACGACCACCACTTCGAGTGGCGGTAACAGCGTCGTTGGGAGTACGAGTAACACTGCTTCGACGTCGAGTAAATCCCAAAAGGACGAACAGATGGACGTGAAGAGTTCGACGGCGTCGGGAACGACTGTTTCCACGACAGGGCCGTCAGCGACAACTTCCACGTCCACCGGCGAGGACGTATACGAATTCAAATCTTCGAAAGAG GGCGATTCTTCTTCAGACGAACGTAAACAAAACCTTTCTGACAATACGGAAATGGAAGTGGACGAAGTAGATCCCTTGGGAATAGCTCCTCCAACTACTCAAGCTTCGGAGGAAACTACCACACCGGCCAAAAGGAATTTCTATGATTCCAACGAGGGTCAGGAAGAGGCTGGAAGTACGACAAATACGGGCGACGAAGAAACTAAAAGGAAAAAACGTAAAGAAGAGAACGTTAAAGAAGGCAAATCGAGTAATCAAAGAAATACAG GACAGAGCAAGGGTCAAGGGAATAAACAGTCGACTGGTGGGCAGATTAAATCAGGATCCTCGAGCTCTTCCAAAGTTAATTCCGACAAAAAGAGTCCTTGTTCTAGTCCTAAACCGAGTGGATCTGATCCTGAAGCAGAAGATGGAAAAACGGATCTGAAG GTACCTCCGTTGAAAATCGTCATACCTCAAACCACCGGCTCCGAACAAGAAAGTGGAGTAGGACGTAACGGGAAAAACAGCTCCCAGAGATTGCACCAAGCCCTACCCTACGTAGTCCCGAGTTCGACTAATACAGAACCGACAACCGAAAAGGAAACAAATTCCGTTGCAAACAATCCAGAAACTCCCGCAACCGCCgacaaagaagaaaaaaaagaagacgcCGACGACGCAGACGAG GCACAATCGAACGCCGAAACCGAAACTTCGTCCGCCACCGCGTCCGCTCCGGCCGCCCCGGCACCGCCGCCGGTCGAATTACACCCGAGGAAGAGGAAAATGAAACAGAACAAGGAGACGGCACCGCCGCCTTCGGATTCGCAGGAAAACTCAACCGAAGCCCAAGTCCATCCGCACGAACAACCGATAACCAATTGTTATCAGTTATATTTGGATATTAGGAAACAG ATTGCCAAAAGACGTAGAGGCTTGTTCCCGGTCCAACCCAAACCTCCCCAAGGCTTCAAAGACTATTTGATGAATAGGTGTACGTACGTATTAGCGGGCACCGCACCTACAACACCGAATGTAACATATCCCCAATCGCTACCCCAACAAATGAAAGATTTGTTCAGCGATCAGGAGAAGGAGAGGTACAGACTGCGGACACAG CATGTGATAGAGAAGGAGAAATTGGTGTTATCGGTGGAACAGGAAATTTTAAGGGTGCACGGTAGGGCGGCTAGGGCTTTGGCTAATCAATCGTTACCCTTTTCCGTATGTACAATCATAAGAGACGAAGAAGTCTACAATCTAATCACGCCCGAACAAGAAGAGAAAGACCGAAACGCTAGATCTCGATATAACG gGCGATTGTTTTTGAGTTGGTTGCAAGACGTCGACGACAAATGGGAGAAAATTAAGGAACACATGTTGTTGAGGCACCACAACGAAGCGGAATCTCTCCACGCTGTCCAGAAAATGGATTGGGAATGGAAATTGAAGGAATTGAATTTATGCGATCGGAAAACTACACCGAAAATTGACGAAACTCACGTTCCCATGGTGCACGTTTCTGACGATTTCGATCTGCTGCCAgcttga
- the LOC130446239 gene encoding ankyrin repeat domain-containing protein 12 isoform X3 has product MRRGASTQQQQHHKDSTSGSRVVSRSSRDDKKITSSGEATPSTTTTSSGGNSVVGSTSNTASTSSKSQKDEQMDVKSSTASGTTVSTTGPSATTSTSTGEDVYEFKSSKEGDSSSDERKQNLSDNTEMEVDEVDPLGIAPPTTQASEETTTPAKRNFYDSNEGQEEAGSTTNTGDEETKRKKRKEENVKEGKSSNQRNTGQSKGQGNKQSTGGQIKSGSSSSSKVNSDKKSPCSSPKPSGSDPEAEDGKTDLKVPPLKIVIPQTTGSEQESGVGRNGKNSSQRLHQALPYVVPSSTNTEPTTEKETNSVANNPETPATADKEEKKEDADDADEAQSNAETETSSATASAPAAPAPPPVELHPRKRKMKQNKETAPPPSDSQENSTEAQVHPHEQPITNCYQLYLDIRKQIAKRRRGLFPVQPKPPQGFKDYLMNRCTYVLAGTAPTTPNVTYPQSLPQQMKDLFSDQEKERYRLRTQHVIEKEKLVLSVEQEILRVHGRAARALANQSLPFSVCTIIRDEEVYNLITPEQEEKDRNARSRYNGRLFLSWLQDVDDKWEKIKEHMLLRHHNEAESLHAVQKMDWEWKLKELNLCDRKTTPKIDETHVPMVHVSDDFDLLPA; this is encoded by the exons ATGCGTCGTGGAGCATCGACACAACAACAGCAACATCACAAAG ATTCCACATCCGGATCGAGAGTAGTATCTCGCTCTTCAAGGgatgacaaaaaaattacttcaagcGGCGAAGCTACCCCCTCAACGACCACCACTTCGAGTGGCGGTAACAGCGTCGTTGGGAGTACGAGTAACACTGCTTCGACGTCGAGTAAATCCCAAAAGGACGAACAGATGGACGTGAAGAGTTCGACGGCGTCGGGAACGACTGTTTCCACGACAGGGCCGTCAGCGACAACTTCCACGTCCACCGGCGAGGACGTATACGAATTCAAATCTTCGAAAGAG GGCGATTCTTCTTCAGACGAACGTAAACAAAACCTTTCTGACAATACGGAAATGGAAGTGGACGAAGTAGATCCCTTGGGAATAGCTCCTCCAACTACTCAAGCTTCGGAGGAAACTACCACACCGGCCAAAAGGAATTTCTATGATTCCAACGAGGGTCAGGAAGAGGCTGGAAGTACGACAAATACGGGCGACGAAGAAACTAAAAGGAAAAAACGTAAAGAAGAGAACGTTAAAGAAGGCAAATCGAGTAATCAAAGAAATACAG GACAGAGCAAGGGTCAAGGGAATAAACAGTCGACTGGTGGGCAGATTAAATCAGGATCCTCGAGCTCTTCCAAAGTTAATTCCGACAAAAAGAGTCCTTGTTCTAGTCCTAAACCGAGTGGATCTGATCCTGAAGCAGAAGATGGAAAAACGGATCTGAAG GTACCTCCGTTGAAAATCGTCATACCTCAAACCACCGGCTCCGAACAAGAAAGTGGAGTAGGACGTAACGGGAAAAACAGCTCCCAGAGATTGCACCAAGCCCTACCCTACGTAGTCCCGAGTTCGACTAATACAGAACCGACAACCGAAAAGGAAACAAATTCCGTTGCAAACAATCCAGAAACTCCCGCAACCGCCgacaaagaagaaaaaaaagaagacgcCGACGACGCAGACGAG GCACAATCGAACGCCGAAACCGAAACTTCGTCCGCCACCGCGTCCGCTCCGGCCGCCCCGGCACCGCCGCCGGTCGAATTACACCCGAGGAAGAGGAAAATGAAACAGAACAAGGAGACGGCACCGCCGCCTTCGGATTCGCAGGAAAACTCAACCGAAGCCCAAGTCCATCCGCACGAACAACCGATAACCAATTGTTATCAGTTATATTTGGATATTAGGAAACAG ATTGCCAAAAGACGTAGAGGCTTGTTCCCGGTCCAACCCAAACCTCCCCAAGGCTTCAAAGACTATTTGATGAATAGGTGTACGTACGTATTAGCGGGCACCGCACCTACAACACCGAATGTAACATATCCCCAATCGCTACCCCAACAAATGAAAGATTTGTTCAGCGATCAGGAGAAGGAGAGGTACAGACTGCGGACACAG CATGTGATAGAGAAGGAGAAATTGGTGTTATCGGTGGAACAGGAAATTTTAAGGGTGCACGGTAGGGCGGCTAGGGCTTTGGCTAATCAATCGTTACCCTTTTCCGTATGTACAATCATAAGAGACGAAGAAGTCTACAATCTAATCACGCCCGAACAAGAAGAGAAAGACCGAAACGCTAGATCTCGATATAACG gGCGATTGTTTTTGAGTTGGTTGCAAGACGTCGACGACAAATGGGAGAAAATTAAGGAACACATGTTGTTGAGGCACCACAACGAAGCGGAATCTCTCCACGCTGTCCAGAAAATGGATTGGGAATGGAAATTGAAGGAATTGAATTTATGCGATCGGAAAACTACACCGAAAATTGACGAAACTCACGTTCCCATGGTGCACGTTTCTGACGATTTCGATCTGCTGCCAgcttga